One region of Synechococcales cyanobacterium CNB genomic DNA includes:
- a CDS encoding zinc-dependent peptidase, with product MVARSLLLLAALTFSSVTPNPLAAQPQRTGGCHESIDNYEARSIRGFSVMVNRALLTDDTLVRDTLVSLEHDLSMVERSVALPQLAFLRTVTVWVEAQGAAVPGGMSGRGMCYHPSPQWLAAHGLLREKAGGIEVVNARDFLEWRRNQPFMTLHEFAHAYHHALGYDHPDVRAAYESAMAEGLYEAVAHNLAADGSPARAYAANNPQEYFAELTEAYFGLNDYFPFTRPQLRRHDPRGFALVERLWTMTEADLARARAARADPD from the coding sequence ATGGTTGCCCGTTCACTGCTCCTTCTGGCCGCGCTGACGTTCTCGTCCGTCACGCCCAACCCGCTGGCGGCACAACCCCAGCGCACGGGCGGGTGCCACGAGTCCATCGATAACTACGAGGCCCGTTCAATCCGGGGCTTCAGCGTGATGGTCAACCGTGCGTTGCTGACCGACGACACGCTCGTGCGAGACACGCTTGTCAGTCTCGAGCACGACCTGTCGATGGTGGAACGATCGGTCGCGTTGCCGCAACTCGCGTTCCTGCGCACGGTCACGGTCTGGGTCGAGGCCCAGGGCGCGGCCGTCCCGGGCGGCATGAGCGGGCGGGGCATGTGCTACCACCCCTCGCCGCAGTGGCTCGCGGCCCACGGCCTGCTCCGTGAGAAGGCCGGCGGCATCGAGGTCGTGAACGCTCGGGACTTTCTCGAGTGGCGGCGGAACCAGCCGTTCATGACGCTCCACGAGTTCGCGCACGCCTACCACCACGCGCTCGGCTACGACCACCCGGATGTCCGCGCGGCCTACGAAAGCGCGATGGCCGAGGGCCTGTACGAGGCGGTCGCCCACAACCTCGCGGCGGACGGATCGCCCGCGCGTGCCTACGCCGCGAACAACCCGCAGGAGTACTTCGCCGAACTGACAGAGGCGTACTTCGGGCTCAACGACTACTTCCCGTTCACACGCCCGCAACTCCGTCGGCATGACCCGCGGGGCTTCGCGCTGGTCGAGCGTCTCTGGACGATGACCGAGGCGGACCTGGCGCGCGCCCGCGCGGCACGTGCCGATCCGGACTGA
- the tsaD gene encoding tRNA (adenosine(37)-N6)-threonylcarbamoyltransferase complex transferase subunit TsaD, translated as MLLLGLETSCDETAAAIVEDGTRVRSSVVASQHDLHAEYAGVVPEIASRAHVERITPVVRAALREAGVALADLDAVAVGYRPGLIGSLVVGVAAAKALAWSLRVPLVGVDHVHAHLYAGLLHEGNAAGGDTHALFPAIGLVVSGGHTSIYSIESPVALARLGATIDDALGEAFDKAATILGLPYPGGPAIDALARTPGANDHAHDFPIARLARDSLDFSFSGLKTALLYAVRGVPGPGGRVTPPVLTERDRADLAASFQRAACEAVVLKLRRALAGLRVRGPCRSLLTGGGVTANTRLRAELASFAAGEGLELRLPPARFCLDNAAMIAGLGHALLAAGVRHGLDLSAVPTTSH; from the coding sequence ATGCTGCTGCTCGGCCTGGAAACATCGTGCGATGAGACCGCCGCCGCGATCGTCGAGGACGGCACGCGCGTCCGGTCGAGCGTGGTCGCCTCGCAGCACGACCTGCACGCGGAGTACGCGGGCGTCGTGCCGGAGATCGCGAGCCGTGCGCACGTCGAGCGCATCACGCCCGTGGTTCGCGCCGCGCTGCGCGAGGCGGGCGTCGCGCTCGCCGACCTCGACGCGGTGGCCGTCGGATATCGCCCCGGCCTGATCGGATCGCTCGTCGTGGGGGTGGCCGCGGCCAAGGCGCTCGCCTGGTCGCTCCGCGTCCCGCTTGTCGGCGTGGATCACGTTCACGCGCACCTGTACGCCGGCCTGCTGCACGAGGGGAACGCGGCAGGCGGCGACACGCACGCTCTGTTCCCGGCGATCGGACTCGTCGTCTCCGGCGGGCACACCTCCATCTATTCGATTGAGTCTCCGGTCGCGCTCGCGCGCCTCGGCGCGACCATTGACGACGCCCTCGGCGAAGCCTTCGACAAGGCCGCCACGATCCTCGGCCTGCCCTACCCGGGCGGGCCGGCGATCGACGCTCTCGCACGCACGCCCGGCGCGAACGATCACGCCCACGACTTCCCGATCGCACGCCTCGCCCGCGATTCCCTCGACTTCTCGTTCTCCGGCCTGAAGACCGCGCTCCTCTACGCCGTGCGCGGCGTGCCCGGCCCGGGCGGGCGGGTGACTCCGCCCGTTCTCACCGAGCGCGACCGCGCGGACCTGGCGGCGTCGTTCCAGCGGGCGGCGTGCGAAGCGGTCGTGCTGAAACTCCGGCGCGCCCTCGCCGGTCTGCGAGTGCGCGGGCCTTGCCGATCGCTGCTCACCGGCGGCGGCGTGACCGCCAACACGCGCCTTCGGGCCGAGCTGGCCTCGTTCGCGGCCGGCGAGGGGCTGGAACTGCGACTGCCGCCCGCGCGGTTCTGCCTCGACAACGCCGCGATGATCGCCGGGCTGGGTCATGCCCTGCTCGCCGCGGGCGTGCGGCACGGCCTCGACCTGTCCGCGGTACCGACAACGTCGCATTGA
- a CDS encoding S41 family peptidase, whose protein sequence is MPKVRVFVQVALVAILGVAVLGSTLRIAQMGGDYEFFDPLIDVKHILTTRYVEPVDAATLQRAAIDGMIESLNDPFTVYVPPRDVREFEKALTGEYVGIGAQVIVRDGWLTIVTPLEGSPAFRAGLMPDDRIVEINGESTFGKTAQDSVDVLTGQPGTSVELTVERAGERFGVTVVRDQIKTLPVKGFHRRGAEGEWQHLIDPDRGIVYVWLTQFNPGCARTIGEVLLQHGAERGELGGLVLDLRWNPGGVLGEAIALADMFLKEGVIVSTRGRAHPEEVATARAQGTLPDFPVIILLNEASASASEVLAGALQENGRAVVLGTRSVGKGSVQSVITLPNGNGAQLKITEQGYYLPSGRSLQRTDTSVEWGVDPTPGFYMPLSTEQVSDLLRVRREEDVIRANGEGDWSDPATIVDRLRDPQLAAALRAVQARIDTGEWERTGQPGPEREAIALDELRRIQRTRDVMLRELGRLERRIAAIETGVPDAAARAQRDLWPDDVELTGGTLELFDPEGNRVVRMRITADDLERWLLDAPLEPAE, encoded by the coding sequence CACATCCTGACCACCCGCTACGTCGAGCCGGTGGACGCCGCGACGCTGCAGCGGGCCGCCATCGACGGCATGATCGAGTCGCTCAATGACCCATTCACGGTCTACGTCCCGCCGCGCGACGTGCGCGAGTTCGAGAAGGCCCTGACAGGCGAGTACGTCGGCATCGGGGCGCAGGTCATCGTCCGCGACGGCTGGCTCACGATCGTCACGCCGCTCGAAGGCTCGCCCGCCTTCCGGGCAGGCCTCATGCCCGACGACCGCATCGTCGAGATCAACGGCGAGTCCACCTTCGGCAAGACCGCCCAGGACAGTGTCGACGTCCTGACCGGACAGCCCGGCACGTCGGTCGAGTTGACCGTTGAACGCGCGGGCGAGCGCTTCGGCGTCACCGTCGTCCGCGACCAGATCAAGACACTCCCCGTCAAGGGCTTCCATCGACGCGGCGCGGAGGGCGAGTGGCAGCACCTCATCGACCCCGACCGCGGCATCGTGTACGTCTGGCTCACGCAGTTCAATCCCGGTTGCGCACGCACGATCGGAGAGGTGCTGCTGCAGCACGGCGCGGAACGCGGTGAACTGGGCGGCCTCGTCCTTGACCTGCGATGGAACCCCGGCGGCGTTCTCGGCGAAGCGATCGCTCTCGCGGACATGTTCCTCAAGGAAGGCGTCATCGTGTCGACACGCGGCAGGGCGCACCCGGAGGAGGTCGCCACCGCGCGCGCCCAGGGCACGCTGCCCGATTTTCCCGTCATCATCCTGCTCAACGAGGCGAGCGCATCCGCCAGCGAGGTGCTCGCGGGAGCGCTCCAGGAGAACGGCCGTGCCGTCGTGCTCGGCACACGCTCGGTGGGCAAGGGCAGCGTGCAGTCGGTCATCACCCTGCCGAACGGAAATGGCGCGCAACTCAAGATCACGGAGCAGGGCTACTACCTGCCCTCCGGGCGAAGCCTGCAACGAACCGACACCTCCGTCGAGTGGGGCGTCGATCCGACGCCGGGCTTCTACATGCCGCTCTCGACGGAGCAGGTGTCCGACCTGCTCCGCGTGCGCCGCGAGGAAGACGTCATCCGCGCCAACGGCGAGGGCGATTGGTCCGATCCCGCCACGATCGTGGACCGTCTGCGCGATCCGCAACTCGCCGCAGCGTTGCGTGCCGTGCAGGCACGGATCGACACCGGCGAGTGGGAGCGGACCGGCCAGCCCGGCCCGGAGCGCGAGGCGATCGCGCTCGACGAACTCCGCCGCATCCAGCGGACGCGCGACGTGATGCTCCGCGAACTCGGCCGACTCGAAAGGCGCATCGCTGCGATCGAGACCGGTGTGCCCGACGCCGCCGCTCGTGCCCAGCGCGATCTCTGGCCCGACGACGTCGAACTCACGGGCGGTACGCTCGAACTCTTCGACCCCGAGGGCAACCGTGTCGTCCGCATGCGGATCACGGCCGACGATCTCGAACGCTGGCTGCTCGACGCCCCCCTCGAACCCGCCGAATGA